In a single window of the Leisingera daeponensis DSM 23529 genome:
- a CDS encoding DUF6477 family protein encodes MQDVVTRVSLLRRPRILSRAARLGAANYCRQRDLRRILGYGTLPKPAAAVMRLLEMESALNAARTAGEAGYSLIRHVDVLIALAGEAACLRAAGRPGDAKTAALADRRSSAAEGAAPCP; translated from the coding sequence ATGCAGGATGTAGTCACCCGGGTCTCGCTGCTTCGCCGTCCGCGGATTCTGTCGAGGGCGGCCCGTCTGGGCGCCGCAAATTATTGCCGCCAGCGCGATTTGCGGCGGATTCTGGGCTATGGGACACTGCCGAAGCCCGCCGCCGCGGTGATGCGGCTGCTGGAGATGGAAAGCGCCTTGAATGCCGCGCGCACGGCGGGCGAAGCGGGCTATTCCCTGATCCGCCATGTGGATGTGCTGATCGCGCTGGCGGGAGAAGCGGCCTGCCTGCGCGCGGCTGGACGTCCGGGAGATGCGAAAACGGCGGCCCTTGCGGACCGCCGTTCCAGTGCGGCAGAGGGCGCGGCCCCCTGCCCCTGA